In Rhipicephalus microplus isolate Deutch F79 chromosome 9, USDA_Rmic, whole genome shotgun sequence, one genomic interval encodes:
- the LOC119165019 gene encoding uncharacterized protein LOC119165019 — protein sequence MNFFVCFLAYQISSPGKWIDFHVLKKEFFDMRVICIRLRPSCTFHVLCKRLFNFFVSFLSIHCKNTCEGNKNLHRAPAPKEGHYCTEKLCEGLYLFNSSVLTFVPYLKCTTPLLLRLKKKTHRIQQHKKEAQTSSSSKMSHQQYHSLVFVQDRLHSCRQCTYVTKYKTHMRTHLLKHLNQHPYECHLCPATFAEKFKLTLHVRAHTGKRPFPCNFCNASFSKKDHLLGHICTHTGERPFSCDYCSASFSKRSHLSEHVRTHTGERPYSCTHCNASFSRMAHLKYHVTHRHAKKL from the exons atgaatttttttgtgtgttttcttgCTTACCAAATATCTTCTCCTGGTAAATGGattgattttcatgttttgaaaaAGGAATTTTTCGATATGAGGGTAATTTGTATTCGTCTTAGACCATCATGTACTTTTCATGTCCTCTGCAAACGGCTTTTCAATTTCTTTGTGTCATTCCTCTCGATTCATTGCAAAAACACTTGCGAAGGCAACAAAAATTTGCACCGTGCACCTGCACCAAAAGAGGGGCATTATTGTACAGAAAAGTTGTGTGAAGGATTGTACCTATTCAATAGCTCAGTACTTACATTTGTGCCCTATTTGAAATGCACCACTCCTTTATTACTGAGACTTAAAAAGAAAACACATCGTATCCAGCAGCACAAGAAAGAAGCACAGacaa GTTCCTCATCTAAGATGTCGCACCAGCAGTACCATTCACTCGTGTTCGTTCAAGACAGGCTGCATTCTTGCCGGCAGTGCACATACGTGACCAAGTACAAGACGCACATGAGAACACATCTTCTGAAGCACTTGAACCAGCACCCGTACGAGTGCCACTTGTGTCCTGCCACATTCGCCGAGAAATTCAAGCTCACGCTTCATGTGCGTGCCCACACAGGAAAACGCCCCTTTCCCTGCAATTTTTGCAACGCATCCTTTTCGAAGAAGGACCATCTCCTCGGCCACATTTGTACCCACAcgggagagcgtcccttttcctgcGACTACTGCAGTGCATCCTTCTCAAAGAGGAGCCACCTCAGTGAACATGTGCGCACTCATACGGGAGAGCGTCCGTATTCCTGCACTCACTGCAACGCTTCTTTTTCGCGGATGGCTCACCTCAAATATCATGTGACTCACCGTCATGCCAAGAAGTTATAA